One stretch of Rhizoctonia solani chromosome 8, complete sequence DNA includes these proteins:
- a CDS encoding DNA replication licensing factor MCM2/3/5 family pretein, giving the protein MDMSSPFLPPSSAAPTPAPDEVQTPRAIPNGTEEAPRRNRRARNAFEGNIPVVTDPTAERLRERFYQFLKEYNETVELEEAPEENLYVAQVRAMVENELTTLYVNHHHLMAFDPIITAAIDQQYYRFLPHLRLALFALVKEIAPEYIYENPMGIDLGQTGPITADGSQLQIQYNHLVAPSAMLAHTSRKTKDFHLAFHSLALVDSIRDMRMSSVGRLTAISGTVTRTSEVRPELLYGVFSCAACRALAPEVEQQFKYTEPSLCQNPLCGNRDGWDLSIPQSRFADWQRLRVQENASDIPTGSMPRSLDVVVRAEQVERAKPGDRCVFTGTFVVVPDVAQLGLPGVRSEISRDSGAGVTGLKSLGVRDLGYKTAFLACHVRDAAKAGQVGMGEGEMLGLGEDQQAVLDSLTQPEFDELNNMFNTPHIYSKLVQSIAPTVYGHEIVKKGILLQMMGGVHKTTPEGMHIRGDINICIVGDPSTSKSQFLKYVCNFMPRAVYTSGKASSAAGLTAAVVKDEESGEFTIEAGALMLADNGICAIDEFDKMDVADQVAIHEAMEQQTISIAKAGIHATLNARTSILAAANPVGGRYNRRVGLRQNVAMSAPIMSRFDLFFVVLDECRESTDQMLAQHIVGVHADPEGSVQPEISTEALQRYVRYARTYNPKFRPEAADLLVEKYRLLRQSDATGIGKNSYRITVRQLESMVRLSEAIARANCTNDIIPEFVNEAYSLLKSSIIHVEQDDVDFDDADLEMDMDAAAAAADAAQEADSMDPSTPVPIPNTQTQSQPKQKMRITHDKYSQMQELIVLHIAEVEQATGTGIEANDLMDWYLEAMEDEFENEDQMEQERVLLEKVLKKLVKDRFLMILYGDTQDELLDSDTMQTDSDVNAGKKIVYHLHPEVDAPYCAANCIEVWNNSLGTWNHRHEEGARIYEGLGEGRNSPLLNTQITRIAPTLPALIFTHTLMATLGSIPTSGLGLPRIDPTSASHLARSLRQPTLTKGGIQYMARHFSHPEALPLMLSVGMGVGCYMGLQAAARHSAPAAEETETWSQTHPAWQGKGYRLGLTEDTVREVLFSIDM; this is encoded by the exons ATGGACATGTCATCCCCCTTTCTGCCGCCAAGCTCTGCTGCCCCGACGCCAGCCCCCGATGAGGTCCAAACACCACGCGCAATTCCGAACGGGACAGAAGAAGCGCCGAGACGGAATCGACGGGCTCGGAACGCGTTTGAAGGCAATATCCCAGTTGTCACGGacccaactgcagagcgtcTACGAGAACGATTTTATCAATTCCTAAAGGA ATACAATGAGACCGTCGAGCTAGAGGAAGCGCCCGAAGAGAATCTATATGTCGCTCAAGTTCGCGCCATGGTCGAAAACGAGTTGACAACGCTCTATGTGAACCATCATCATCTGATGGCCTTTGACCCAATTATTACAGCAGCTATTGACCAACAATACTATCG GTTTCTCCCTCACTTGCGATTAGCATTGTTCGCGTTGGTCAAAGAAATAGCCCCCGAATATATCTACGAAAATCCGATGGGCATTGACCTTGGCCAGACAGGCCCTATTACAGCAGATGGTTCCCAGCTTCAAATTCAGTATAATCACCTTGTAGCACCCTCGGCAATGCTCGCACACACCTCCCGCAAAACCAAAGACTTCCATCTCGCGTTCCATTCTCTGGCCCTCGTTGATTCGATCCGAGATATGCGCATGTCCTCGGTCGGGCGTCTCACGGCTATATCTGGGACCGTCACGCGAACGAGTGAAGTTAGGCCGGAGTTATTGTACGGGGTGTTTAGTTGCGCAGCGTGTCGTGCACTTGCCCCTGAAGTCGAACAGCAATTCAAGTATACCGAACCTTCGTTGTGTCAAAACCCGTTATGTGGAAATCGTGATGGCTGGGATTTATCCATTCCTCAATCGCGGTTTGCGGATTGGCAGCGACTACGCGTCCAAGAAAACGCGAGCGACATTCCGACTGGGTCAATGCCCCGTTCTTTGGACGTCGTTGTACGCGCTGAACAAGTTGAACGTGCCAAACCCGGTGACCGATGCGTTTTTACCGGAACATTTGTCGTCGTTCCCGATGTGGCCCAACTCGGTCTACCGGGCGTCAGGAGTGAGATTTCGCGGGACTCGGGGGCTGGTGTGACCGGTCTCAAGTCGCTTGGTGTACGTGATTTGGGGTACAAGACGGCGTTTTTGGCATGTCATGTTCGGGATGCGGCAAAAGCTGGACAAGTTGGTATGGGAGAAGGGGAGATGTTGGGGTTGGGCGAGGACCAACAGGCCGTGCTTGATTCGCTCACTCAGCCAGAATTCGATGAACTCAATAATATGTTTAATACTCCGCATATCTATTCCAAGTTGGTGCAAAGCATCGCGCCCACTGTCTATG GACACGAAATTGTGAAAAAGGGTATCCTCCTGCAAATGATGGGTGGAGTACACAAAACGACACCCGAGGGTATGCACATTCGTGGAGACATCAATATTTGCATAGTGGGAGACCCGAGTACGAGCAAATCACAATTCCTGAA ATACGTATGCAACTTTATGCCCCGTGCGGTATACACGTCCGGCAAGGCCTCCTCGGCAGCAGGTTTGACAGCAGCCGTGGTCAAGGACGAAGAGTCGGGTGAATTCACGATCGAAGCTGGTGCACTCATGCTGGCCGATAACGGCATTTGCGCAATCGACGAATTCGACAAGATGGACGTCGCGGACCAAGTCGCTATTCACGAAGCCATGGAACAACAGACTATTTCCATCGCCAAGGCCGGTATACACGCCACTCTCAACGCGCGCACTTCGATCTTGGCTGCTGCCAACCCCGTCGGAGGCAGATACAACCGTCGCGTCGGGCTCAGGCAAAATGTCGCCATGTCTGCGCCTATCATGTCCCGTTTCGATTTGTTCTTTGTGGTGCTCGACGAGTGCAGGGAGAGTACGGACCAAATGCTTGCCCAGCATATTGTTGGTGTTCATGCGGACCCCGAGGGAAGTGTTCAACCGGAAATTTCGACCGAGGCGTTGCAGAGATATGTTAGGTATGCGAGGACCTATAACCCCAAG TTTAGGCCCGAGGCTGCCGATTTGCTGGTTGAGAAGTACCGCCTCCTTCGTCAATCGGATGCTACCGGTATCGGGAAAAATTCGTACAGGATCACGGTCCGACAGTTGGAAAGTATGGTTCGACTGAGTGAGGCTATTGCGCGTGCAAACTGCACCAACGAT ATTATCCCAGAGTTTGTCAACGAGGCTTACAGTCTTCTCAAATCGTCAATTATCCACGTCGAACAAGACGATGTCGACTTTGACGATGCGGACCTGGAAATGGATATGGACGCGGCGGCCGCAGCAGCCGACGCAGCTCAAGAGGCCGATTCAATGGACCCTTCAACCCCTGTACCCATCCCCAATACCCAAACCCAAAGTCAGCCAAAGCAGAAAATGCGAATCACGCACGACAAGTACAGCCAAATGCAAGAGCTTATCGTGTTGCACATCGCCGAAGTGGAACAAGCTACTGGTACTGGCATCGAGGCAAATGATTTGATGGATTGGTACCTCGAGGCTATGGAAGACGAGTTTGAAAACGAGGACCAGATGGAACAGGAGCGTGTGTTGCTTGAAAAGGTCTTGAAGAAACTTGTCAAG GACCGATTCCTCATGATTCTCTACGGAGATACCCAGGATGAGTTGCTTGATAGCGATACCATGCAGACCGACAGCGACGTCAACGCCGGAAAGAAGATTGTGTATCATCTCCACCCCGAGGTGGATG CCCCTTACTGCGCGGCGAACTGCATTGAGGTCTGGAATAATTCGTTGGGGACATGGAATCACCGACACGAGGAGGGGGCTAGGATATATGAAGGCCTGGGTGAGGGGCGCAATTCCCCACTGTTGAACACCCAGATCACTCGCATCGCACCAACTCTCCCCGCACTCATATTCACACACACACTTATGGCTACTCTCGGGTCTATTCCTACTAGCGGTCTTGGTCTCCCCCGCATCGACCCCACTTCTGCCTCTCACCTTGCTCGATCCCTCCGACAGCCTACTCTCACCAAGGGAGGGATTCAGTACATGGCCAGACACTTTTCTCATCCCGAG GCTTTACCACTCATGCTCTCCGTCGGTATGGGTGTCGGCTGCTACATGGGCTTGCAGGCCGCAGCCAG ACACAGCGCGCCCGCAGCCGAAGAAACCGAAACATGGAGTCAAACCCACCCTGCTTGGCAGGGTAAAGGTTACCGCCTGGGTCTAACCGAAGACACAGTTCGCGAGGTCCTGTTTAGCATTGACATGTAG
- a CDS encoding SET domain protein yields the protein MDEHQRKLLDKAMLQLSTQTLQQDENKETHNKVNHWFYFMEAFSYKNSSLLDRSNGNYHLFLDGEPHHPDSIMLEAQREANKTRHPCPVSSYLTTRDELIEHYKLLYEISPENSKSDDDSAIRQVAMLKVPEFVRISLESLSPIPISSMHLNKVHQEHYLIVRVISPAVRLAAIQVAIEDEQGSVIDLAMYHCFETSGLDRQGVIELVPLGQALLIRQPWLTRGLTGGNVTIRVSSPSDLIFLPPSHPLLSNCPEAWKAGGGKDSQVYKDIGNHAFKNGRFESAIQAYSHGLLVDPTASVLRLNRSACYLSINKPSMALKDAQIASEDKSMKDALRSKAQYRMALAYYALDRFSEALSILERNNGYRFSPADFSELEKKIHERLVEQAQGSYKWLALSKMAKQINGHRQVTDVADYVGPVEVALMESKGGGRGLVTTREVLAGELLMVSKPFAFAASSEYPELFRVLQARTGSVIERASHELVGRAMQRLVGDYTAASALFLDLHSNSPQTSTPQIARSVPTFLQNGGRYWDIPGECTIGDIDTNRVEGIIRSNEFNDSIKMTHFGNNEAIYLLPSLVNHSCHGTAVRTSIGSILVMRASRNLKKGQEVTCSYVGGTEGASYISRAAALRKWSFTCECELCTADKKDGEQRCQSREGLQEDLNQLHMAIRIGDAESAKNARELVTKIRATYGNERITPMDLLGRAQRLSGFTQQAFNPSLAIQLYTDGLRSHGIRVKKIPPKKIPRNNSELRRDALIIGTSNFPSQIDTIFRCIKVMVTLAALEAQQGKISLASHWAVASLWGEQNFPTSRMIPY from the exons ATGGACGAACATCAACGCAAGCTCCTTGATAAAGCTATGTTACAGTTGTCTACCCAGACCCTTCAACAAGACGAGAACAAAGAAACTCATAACAAGGTCAACCATTGGTTCTATTTCATGGAAGCATTTAGCTACAAAAACTCGTCACTTCTTGATAGATCTAATGGCAACTACCATCTATTTCTTGATGGGGAACCTCACCACCCGGACTCAATCATGCTGGAAGCACAGCGCGAAGCTAACAAGACAAGGCATCCATGTCCAGTTTCATCTTACCTTACAACTCGAGATGAGCTGATTGAGCACTACAAACTTCTCTATGAAATCAGTCCTGAAAATTCAAAAAGTGATGATGATAGCGCGATTAGACAAGTTGCTATGTTAAAAGTTCCCGAGTTTGTAAGGATCTCATTAGAATCACTTTCTCCAA TCCCAATCTCAAGCATGCACCTCAACAAGGTTCATCAG GAACATTATCTAATCGTTCGAGTTATATCACCTGCAG TTCGACTTGCGGCAATCCAGGTAGCAATTGAAGACGAACAAGGAAGTGTTATTGATCTAGCGATGTACCATTGTTTCGAAACGTCAGGACTAGACCGTCAAGGTGTTATTGAGCTCGTTCCACTTGGTCAGGCATTACTTATCCGTCAACCATGGTTGACACGAGGGCTAACCGGaggcaatgttacaatccGTGTAAGCTCACCTAGCGATCTAATTTTCTTGCCGCCAAGCCATCCCCTACTATCAAATTGCCCTGAAGCATGGAAAGCCGGGGGCGGAAAGGATTCGCAAGTTTACAAGGATATAGGAAACCACGCTTTCAAAAACGGTCGCTTCGAGTCAGCTAttcaagcatacagccacgGACTTCTGGTCGATCCCACTGCTTCAGTTTTACGACTCAATCGTTCAGCTTGTTACCTGAGCATAAACAAGCCTTCCATGGCACTCAAAGATGCTCAGATCGCCTCAGAGGACAAATCAATGAAGGATGCTCTTCGCTCGAAAGCTCAATATCGAATGGCACTCGCATATTACGCCCTAGATCGTTTTTCTGAAGCTTTGTCTATCCTGGAAAGGAACAACGGTTACCGGTTCTCGCCTGCTGATTTTTCCGAGTTGGAGAAAAAAATTCACGAGAGACTTGTCGAGCAAGCACAGGGAAGCTATAAGTGGTTGGCCTTGAGTAAGATGGCCAAACAAATCAACGGACACCGGCAGGTTACCGACGTTGCCGACTATGTAGGACCAGTGGAGGTCGCACTGATGGAGTCCAAAGGTGGAGGTCGTGGTCTTGTCACCACCCGCGAAGTACTCGCAGGAGAACTCTTG ATGGTGTCGAAGCCATTTGCCTTTGCTGCTTCCTCAGAGTACCCTGAGCTGTTTCGAGTTCTTCAAGCCCGAACGGGCTCAGTTATAGAACGAGCAAGCCACGAGCTAGTGGGGCGAGCTATGCAACGCCTTGTAGGCGATTATACTGCCGCGAGCGCTCTATTCTTAGATCTCCATTCCAACTCCCCGCAAACCAGCACACCTCAAATAGCCCGAAGTGTCCCTACTTTTCTTCAAAATGGCGGACGGTACTGGGACATACCTGGGGAGTGCACCATCGGCGATATTGATACCAATCGTGTTGAAGGCATTATCAGAAGTAACGAGTTCAACGACTCAATAAAAATGACGCATTTTGGAAACAATGAAGCCATATACCTACTTCCCTCTCTCGTTAACCACTCCTGCCACGGCACGGCGGTTCGAACATCCATTGGCTCCATTTTGGTAATGCGAGCTTCACGCAACCTGAAGAAGGGACAAGAAGTGACGTGTTCCTACGTAGGAGGCACCGAGGGAGCCAGCTATATTAGTCGTGCAGCTGCTCTGAGGAAATGGAGTTTTACTTGCGAGTGTGAGCTGTGCACCGCAGATAAAAAGGACGGGGAGCAACGTTGTCAAAGCCGCGAAGGCCTTCAAGAAGATTTGAATCAATTACATATGGCCATTCGTATAGGAGACGCAGAAAGCGCCAAAAATGCAAGGGAACTTGTCACGAAAATACGAGCAACCTATGGCAACGAGCGGATCACGCCGATGGATCTCTTGGGTCGCGCCCAGCGTCTTTCAGGATTTACACAACAAGCCTTTAATCCGAGTTTGGCAATCCAGTTATACACGGATGGACTCCGATCTCACGGCATACGTGTAAAAAAAATACCACCAAAGAAAATACCTCGAAATAACTCTGAGTTGCGGAGGGATGCCTTGATTATTGGCACCAGTAACTTTCCTTCACAAATCGACACTATCTTCAGATGTATCAAGGTGATGGTGACATTGGCAGCTTTGgaggctcaacaagggaaaATTTCGTTGGCGAGTCACTGGGCAGTGGCAAGTTTATGGGGTGAGCAGAACTTTCCTACAAGTCGCATGATCCCTTATTGA